DNA sequence from the Thunnus albacares chromosome 22, fThuAlb1.1, whole genome shotgun sequence genome:
agtttaTTTCTGTGAATCTTTCctctcagcttttttttcatctgttttgaAAATTGTGCAGTTATGGTTACAATTAATTTATAGAACTAGACAACTTGTGATTGTGCCATgtaagaaattaattaaaatagtttGGTGAAACAgttgaaagttgttttttatcTAAACAATGTAAGAATATTATCTTTAAAAtcctgaaaataaatacatttatacattttggtataactgtgtgtgaaatttcattaaatattttgaaaacatGAGGTATGTTAataattttgtttaaaatacacCTTTTTGTGATTTGATGGAAATGATGATTTCCTCTGaatgtttgaataaaatgacaaacattatataatatttgAACAATTTCATCAGGAAGTGTTTCTACACAGGAtggagaaataaaacacatcaatacatTTCTATAAATATGTGTTAGATTTTATAAAAGTTTCCAGACCAAAATGGACCATAGTTGAAAAACGAGTCCaaccaaaactaaaactaaagcAAAGCATCCTATGGAAccactgaacatttgactgtttgttaaaTTTACACTTTACGCTTCACGCTGTGAAGAAGAACTTCAGCTCTGCCTGCCGCTTACAAAACAAAGAGGAAGTGTTTATGTCTTTGATGTGTGAGAGACCTGTTGATTTCAACTTTATCATCATCACACAACGTACTGAGACAACGAAATGCAGTTGCATCTCACCAAAAGTGCAATTACAAACATCATgtacagaatataaaaatatttagtgCAAGTGGATCTAAATAACAAATGTATATGAATGGTTGTATTATACACAAGGATATACAtaacagataaataataaatattatggGTTAGGATCAATAtgtacaatacaatatatattgaTCTATACAGATTAGTGATGGTGCACTTCATATGATTCACAGTCTGTGGTTGGAGTTCAGCAGCTGTTCTTgagtctgctgctgttgttgtttagtTGTTCttcattgtatttattattggtATCAATCATGACCTTTTTACTGGTGTATTTTAaacactttccctctctgtctcctcaacagGAGCATTTGTAGTGAAAGTGACACAGACCTCCTATCAGGCAGAGGAGAACgacaacatcacactggaatggatgtttacaaccaaaCCTGACATGTCCCTAATCTCTCTtataatttactgtaaactaGTAACTGATCACAAGGTCTTAGTCCTATATCATGTACACGAGGGTGTTGAGGGTGGTGTCTCTAAGTTATTACAGCAGTAAAAATTCATGTCAGTAAAACTGCTGTTTCCATTGTGATGTCAAACAGTAACATAAATTATGGCATTTTTGGGAAGAGTCAGTGTCAAATGACAAATTCCCATTGAAACATCATATTTAATGACACATGTTCTGGCTCCACTGGTCTTTAACAGTCATAATCTTTTAGTGTCTATACAAACTTAATTTAGTCTCAGcttatattttatcattaataaGTATAGGAAATtcttaattataacaattaaatTAAGATAATTACACCAACAGTTAATAACGATTTATCAAAAACTAGCATGTTCTCATCTAAAGTCTGAATTATATCAACATCCCTCATTTTCgtatttgtcattttatctcAGTTAGTAGCAGCAGTTTCCCTTCATAACTATCTAAtaaattcagtattttctgTGTGGAGGAGTCATGTGACTTTTCTGTCGCCTGTCAAAGGAAGAAGATGATCTGCTGGAACAACAAGAAATATCAAATCTTTTCACTTCTCGTTTTTGGAAAATGAACTGAGGATgtaaactaaccacagacacagcAGGTCAGGCTGATGAGAAGAAGGATCCTGCTGAGTTCTAATAGTTGCTGGTCTAAcgtttttttgtctgttcagCATCGACTCTCAAGTTCAGAGTTTCTAAACTTCATCATATGCAATAATGAAACAGCATCACCATTAACATTAACCAAACTAATTTTTAATACTTGTTTACTGTGATGCACATTTCTCAAACAAGTTACAAGTTTCTGCACTGAaacaaatacattcatttaaagttcaaactTTCAATCGAGTTTTTACCCGCTGAGAAATGCATCTCCTATCTGAGGCTGTGCTCAGCCTTAAATTCACAGTATCATTACTTAACATTAACAGAACAAACAGTCTTTCTAGGGGAAAGACCACATTATACACAgtgttctgtactgtacagaCTTGACAGTAATGAGTGGAAACACACGGCTCTTACTGTGTGTAAACTCTGCTTCCTTCTCTGAGAGTTTTTGTCTGCTCTGATCTTGGTAACAGACACATAAACCTCCAAATGTTCACAGCTAGAAACACATAAtcacaagaagaaaacagatttcagccagttaacaaacaaacaagtcagAGTAAGACTGGGTGGACCTCTAACGCACAAAGGTAACAGACAATCTGTCAAACACTGGACGTGAGCTGCTCTATACTGGGACCACTGGGACTGATAGCTGATGAGAAACAGTTAGGAAGACAGGTGAACAAGTCGGGAGGAGGTTTACCACCATGAAAGGCAAAACCAGCTCTGCAGAATACTGTaccacacactttctctctggAGACCCAGCAGTGAAATGGCTAGAACATATTTTAGTTTGTGAATTTCATGAAACAGACTGTATATATATTCTATTCagatactgttactgtttgGCTCAACAGTGTGAATTTAATACTTAAACTGAAATGAGAATAGATGCATTACTCAGCAGCAACAATCAGTTCTGCCGAATAACGATGAACCTCTAAACACTCAGTAATGACATTTCAAATCAAAGATTGATAGGAATCAAATAGTTTTATCAGCACTTAGTTTATTTGATCGACTTTGACAGAGTGAATTTGACACCCcacattcaaagaaaaaaacctaAGTTTAGTAAAACAACCTGAAATTATGcttaaaaacacattgacaAAGAACACTGAAGAGTTTGACCTAATAAATATTGAGAGATTAATCAAGGAAACCTTGTGAATTTCAGACCAGTCCTATCAAGAAAATGCTGCTAGCAGCTATTAATGAGACTAATAAAACATTGATGACTGTAACATTCAAAAACTGTAGACTGTAGACtgttcagaacacacacacacacacacacacacacacacacacacacacacagacacacacacacacacatacacacacacacacacacacacacacacacacacacacatacacacacacacacacatgcacagagtgGACAGCATGGTATTAGTAATGTCCTTTTGCAGTCTGAAACCTCATCTAACCAGTTCCCCCTCCTGAATTTTGGTCCTGCTGACTAAGCTTTTGGTTTTGCGTAGGCGGAGATTCATATAAAAGCTGTCAAGCTGTCTTTCCGTGTGTGATTTTAGAACTGATGTCGCCTTGTTGACACCACATGCTGATCTGAACTGCTTCTTTATGACAGAAGACCTGACTGGTAATGTATATGATAGATCTTACAGACAGTTGGTATTCAGATAGTTCATTATCTAATCCTGTTATAGAGAAACCAACAGAGTAAACATGCCTCGATCATTTTATTAGAGATCAACTCTGAAACGAgtcattctgcataatgaacaGTGTTTACATTTGACACTTAACTACAGTTTTAACATCTGACTGTTGGAGTTTGttgagtattttcacattgtggTTCTGATggtggtttatttgttttactaaagtatttattaaaatagttgaatATTGAACGTGCGGATGAATGTTCTTACAAATTTAATTTaggtttttaaagttttaaatataagattttttttttgggtgaagTTAAGAAGTGGTTTGTGTCTCTGCTGTGTGACCATCAGTCTTCTCAGTTAGTAGCAGTATTTGTCCTCATATATGTTCACATCCACTAATCTAAATGATCTGGATCCAAACCTGCTTCCATCAGTTCACTGTTGAACTCAAGCAGTATGACGCCTCCATCACTGATGTGAAGAACTAAAAACATAACaagattttcaatattttaaataagtaaatattattaaaagtaATTATTAAAAGTACTTACAATGAAGAGACTCCTCTGGCTTGTACCAAGTTGTTTTTACTGACACTATTTTTGTATGACAATTGTTGAACCTCTttgttgtaaataaagaaagtttgaggataaaataaaagtgtCCTTATAGTGTATCAGGGTGGATAACTGTCTTATAAAGTCAGTATTTTCTGGTTCAGTTTCATTTATGAGACTTACAGTCTATTACAGTAACAATAATGGAGGATAATTAGTGTGATAGTTCCTGCTCTTAGTTTGGACTCAACTTCAtattgtgtgtaatgtgaatatttgtgtaGATGTTGTTAGTTTCACTTTAGCTGCTTAACAACATTAGTTGAAGAGAAGTTGTTTCTGTTGTTATGCTTTATGACCAGCAGAGGTCAAAGGTTTGGAAATGACTAAAATATTTCCTCATCAGCTGTAAAGTTTTGATTGATGCCATCTTGTGACAAAAATACATGACTGCACCTGAGAAATGGAGGGTTTTTATGTGTTAAATGTAGTAAACTGTAGATTCCTGTAATTTACAATAGAAATGACtaatgtttgtgtggttttaGTCCACATTGTTTCTGACATGAGAATCGAGGTTTGATGCTGTAGATTTTCCTTCTCACACCTGtgatgactgaactttgacctcatgtgttgatgactcctctcctctgtctcctctcacagggagaagatgatctGCAGGATCCTTCTGATCATCAGCCTgacctcctgtgtctgtggttagtttacAACTTTGATATccatattattaaatatatattataaatgcGTAATATATTATTAAAGGTGATAAGAAAACACCTTATTGCAATTGGGAAAGTGTTCTATATTCAATTAttgctcattttttttattcattattgtaTCATGCGTCACCTTTTCTATATTGCAGTATCGTTGAACTCTAGTTTTTCAGCCTCAGTTCTCAGTTTGTCtggtcctcactttccctctctgtctcctcaacaggaacatttgtaGTGAAAGTGACACAGACCTCCTATCAGGCAGAGGAGaaccacaacatcacactggaatggatgtttacaaccaaaCCTGACAGTTCCTCCACCTCACTTTACATCTACTGTCAACTGTTTACTGATGTTAAATCCTTGATCCTGTATCATGTACATGAGGGTGTTGAGTCTCCAGAGTCTCAGGATGGACAGTTTGCAGGAcgagttcagtgtgacaaagacgccctcagagaaggacgaatcagacttcatgtgtccagACTCAGGACTGATGACTCGGGTCTGTACCTGtgtgaagtgaaaacagattATGGTGAAAGCTCTGGCAGATGTCGACTCAAtgtcactggtaagatgatTCAGTAGAACTCAGAATGCTATTCTTAATATATGTTATCGGATTGTATGTGTACACAAACATCACCAGGTTCAAACCCAAACAGTCCAGATTTTAATTTTGGACTTGAACAGGTGTGAAGTGTCACAAGTAGGAGAATTGAATGTTGGGGTAACAGAATTTGTggaatattattgttatttttctgtctcttacAGCAGCTGTTGATCAGTCCAAACCCCAGAAACCTACTGTGAGACCACAACCAGAGAGTCGGGGAAGTCGGGATACTCACAGCAGCTGTATTCTCTGTCTATGCTGGACTCTATTTTGCCTTCAGACTTTGTTCTAAACCTAATGAGACAAAAAATGTCTCATCAGGGTTAGAATGAAGAAGATCAGACTTCTGTCTGTCACTGCATCTTTTTACCTTCTGGGTCCATGAAGTTGCTTTTTCCTGCACATCCAATcagacc
Encoded proteins:
- the LOC122974236 gene encoding uncharacterized protein LOC122974236 isoform X8, whose product is MTPLLCLLLRREDDLQDPSAHQPDLLCLWEKMICRILLLISLTSCVCGTFVVKVTQTSYQAEENHNITLEWMFTTKPDSSSTSLYIYCQLFTDVKSLILYHVHEGVESPESQDGQFAGRVQCDKDALREGRIRLHVSRLRTDDSGLYLCEVKTDYGESSGRCRLNVTAVDQPKPQKPAVRPQPESRGSRGTHSSCILCLCWTLFCLQTLFYT
- the LOC122974236 gene encoding uncharacterized protein LOC122974236 isoform X5 codes for the protein MTPLLCLLLRREDDLQDPSAHQPDLLCLWEKMICRILLLISLTSCVCGTFVVKVTQTSYQAEENHNITLEWMFTTKPDSSSTSLYIYCQLFTDVKSLILYHVHEGVESPESQDGQFAGRVQCDKDALREGRIRLHVSRLRTDDSGLYLCEVKTDYGESSGRCRLNVTAAVDQPKPQKPAVRPQPESRGSRGTHSSCILCLCWTLFCLQTLFYT